A single region of the Anoplolepis gracilipes chromosome 1, ASM4749672v1, whole genome shotgun sequence genome encodes:
- the LOC140672119 gene encoding sorting nexin-14: MLFNIKEKMHLFNVAILAIILLIAFIIIVFNSFVWVFIVASIYALSSFYAVQLIQRIDNLLVRFNITSDKFIRKFEIKDSCSVCSNNTCKRHKLLPHSTKIKVPKDFDHALEQLLEEVLQLYICTWYSDFSTNEAFIQQLRLAITTAAKNIAMRLLRADTAGITFTDLIPLAIQHAQDWNTILKKSKLDVKTPQEYVGNYLSSKIHPAAYSREAELNYLRGLITALLPHLLPAIHVSTNNKVIIREILAHWVLLPAIDALADPENINMLVTLSTHRETSLSNAAKTVNVPMLQSWVTAMHSHTIVHNCFKPSLNEVLSDPELLYMFMQHIKESGPMNLLQFCLDIDDLSKRMLNPEMSSSAEKSLYIDVRNLYTVYLDPDGLEYLYLPLHISKGIRQILEGGPEKIQELRTSRPFYQAHQEAHALLESTCLPSFHHSYQLYKLLCGHLVSEQAKATAANTSGSSSLSTRSSNQPGRMDGVSRTTIDGTSFPLQHIYPVEEVDCTSRVYNEIKNFGDKSHRDLTTWRVAIPHVDGGGTQPVYMIAVHSVAEAKSWTVLRQDQDFYTLRTRLTEFHGDKELNDSPLSSRKNPHLPVAANRQRYEEFLQRLLSKPMLRSSELLYTFLTTPNLKPYIANYSTPDIGILYQSMTYKLRKEKGQHLDKFMNTFLASTNTKYEYMDMGVEPLSEQNLDEAENQGRNLLNGVFGNNLNLSVDLQNVPYNLPQRDHVKGASLCVVEAVDGLLDMPPNISQLLWMFASLSRKRLDPVVNAMFYNMLIKLLSDGRASIVVKLLHAKITGRNYVKDFSSQARCRDYYETAKEGLYSLLPWWLMLVGYSKPWNNLMDSLLDPLQNAPFNKHLAYFLLDHILVNLFPEVTV; this comes from the exons atgttattcaacatcaaagaaaaaatgcaCTTGTTTAATGTCGCAATATTGGCGATCATTTTACTTATCgcatttattatcattgtcTTTAACAG CTTTGTTTGGGTGTTTATTGTGGCCAGTATTTATGCACTTAGCAGTTTTTATGCTGTTCAATTAATACAGCgcattgataatttattagtgagatttaatattacaagtgacaaatttattagaaaatttgaaatcaaGGATTCATGCAGTGTTTGTAGTAATAATACCTGCAAAAGGCACAAGTTATTGCCTCATTCGACAAAGATCAAAGTCCCAAAGGATTTTGATCATGCATTAGAACAG CTTTTAGAAGAGGTACTGCAACTTTACATCTGCACATGGTACTCTGATTTTTCGACGAATGAAGCTTTTATACAACAGTTGCGTTTAGCTATAACTACTGCAGCGAAAAATATCGCTATGAGATTATTACGTGCAGATACAGCAGGCATCACGTTCACCGATTTGATTCCCTTGGCCATACAACATGCTCAAGATTGGAAtacaattcttaaaaaatcaaaattggaTGTTAAAACTCCACAGGAGTATGTTGGAAATTATCTGAGTTCTAAGATTCATCCAGCTGCTTACTCAAGAGAAGCtgaattgaattatttacgaGGATTAATCACTGCACTACTGCCACACTTGTTACCCGCCATACATGTCTCAACGAATAACAaa gtgATAATAAGGGAAATTTTGGCTCATTGGGTGCTACTACCAGCTATTGACGCACTTGCAGAtccagaaaatataaatatgttggTGACATTATCTACTCACCGTGAGACATCTCTATCTAATGCAGCAAAGACTGTTAATGTACCGATGCTGCAATCTTGGGTGACAGCAATGCATTCACATACTATTGTGCATAATTGTTTCAAGCCATCTTTAAATGAAGTCTTGAGCGATCCTGAActgttatatatgtttatgcaACACATCAAAGAATCAGGGCCCATGAATCTTCTTCAATTTTGTTTAGATATTG ATGATCTCAGTAAACGTATGTTGAATCCAGAAATGTCATCTAGTGCTGAAAAAAGCTTGTACATAGATGTTCGAAATTTGTACACAGTATATCTTGATCCCGATGGCCtagaatatttgtatttaccATTACATATATCGAAGGGCATACGGCAAA TATTGGAAGGTGGACCAGAAAAAATCCAAGAACTACGAACATCACGACCTTTCTATCAAGCTCATCAAGAAGCACACGCGCTCTTAGAAAGTACCTGTCTGCCGTCATTCCATCATAGCTATCAG ttatataaacttttatgtgGTCACTTAGTATCTGAACAAGCAAAAGCCACTGCAGCTAA TACGAGCGGAAGTTCATCTCTCTCTACGCGGTCCAGCAATCAACCGGGCAGGATGGATGGTGTTTCACGTACAACGATCGACGGTACCTCGTTTCCTCTGCAACATATCTATCCGGTCGAGGAAGTGGATTGTACGTCTCGAGTGTACAATGAGATCAAGAACTTTGGCGATAAGTCTCATCGCGACTTGACGACGTGGCGAGTCGCTATCCCACACGTAGACGGTGGTGGCACGCAACCAGTGTACATGATTGCCGTCCACAGCGTGGCGGAGGCCAAATCGTGGACGGTCCTACGTCAAGATCAAGATTTCTACACGCTACGGACGCGACTCACCGAGTTCCACGGCGACAAGGAGCTGAACGACTCGCCGTTATCGTCGCGCAAAAATCCTCATTTGCCTGTCGCTGCTAATCGTCAACGTTACGAAGAGTTTCTGCAGAGGCTACTGTCTAAGCCGATGTTGAGAAGCAGTGAACTCCTTTATACATTTCTCACAACACCAAATCTGAAACCGTACATTGCCAACTACAGCACACCTGATATCGGAATCCTCTATCAGAGCATGACCTACAAATTACGAAAGGAGAAGGGACAACACCTCGACAAATTTATGAACACTTTTCTGGCATCTACGAATACAAAATACGAATATATGGATATGGGTGTCGAACCGTTGAGCGAGCAAAATCTCGATGAGGCAGAAAACCAGGGTAGAAATCTATTGAACGGGGTATTTGGCAATAATCTGAATCTATCTGTCGACTTGCAAAATGTTCCGTACAACCTACCGCAGCGTGATCATGTAAAAGGGGCAAGTTTATGCGTTGTGGAAGCTg TGGATGGTTTATTAGATATGCCTCCAAATATTTCGCAACTTCTTTGGATGTTTGCCTCTTTATCGCGCAAAAGGTTGGATCCCGTTGTGAACGCAATGTTCTACAACATGCTGATCAAGCTTCTGAGTGATGGCCGTGCTTCTATCGTCGTCAAGCTTTTACACGCGAAAATAACAGGCAGAAATTACGTAAAAGACTTCTCTTCGCAAGCAAGATGTCGAGATTATTACGAAACCGCCAAAGAAGGGTTGTATTCCTTGTTACCATGGTGGCTAATGCTAGTGGGATACTCCAAGCCTTGGAACAATTTGATGGATTCCCTATTAGATCCTTTACAAAATGCACCGTTTAATAAACATCTGGCATACTTTCTGCTGGATCATATCTTGGTAAATCTTTTCCCGGAAGTAACAGTGTAG
- the LOC140672164 gene encoding guanine nucleotide-binding protein subunit beta-like protein 1 — protein MPAPPDPKFLLRGNMDENVHSLLFWIDSDVEHLYAGDGKGTVHIWDLKTNRIKSQFSDGDSPCFNFHRTNQNDLIVQRRHGVIDVYKANESNWLLNRSINYKYCSFCRSQLLPEKNAVLVPLDSSMVGILSLKTFNIDSTLDPSKLPYNDKLGTIMAMKPLDISDLILVAYEGGQLLLWDMKKNDVLSSLTVEQYPMTFDFDVSLMQGILGSASDKLEIFKMLPNHTLSHKSTILLEHVPGVSVLSIRPDKKFVTAGCWDGCVRLFSWKKLRPLAILREHKESIYDIVYSQREVETYDTECLMAVTGKDGYISMWDIYN, from the exons ATGCCTGCTCCTCCGGACCCAAAATTTCTATTGCGCGGTAACATGGATGAAAATGTACACAGTTTGCTATTTTGGATTGATTCTGATGTAGAGCATCTCTATGCTGGCGATGGAAAAGGCACAGTTCACATTTGGGATttgaaa acAAACAGAATAAAAAGTCAATTCTCGGATGGAGACAGTCCCTGCTTTAACTTCCACAGAACTAatcaaaatgatttaatagTACAACGAAGACATGGTGTAATTGATGTATATAAAGCAAATGAATCCAATTGGTTATTGAATAGgagcattaattataaatattgcagtTTTTGCAG ATCTCAATTATTGCCTGAGAAGAATGCAGTATTAGTTCCACTTGATTCCTCAATGGTAGGAATATTATCGTTGAAAACGTTTAACATTGACTCGACATTAGATCCATCCAAACTGCCCTACAATGATAAATTGGGTACAATAATGGCGATGAAACCATTGGATATAAGTGATTTGATTCTGGTCGCCTACGAAGGTGGGCAATTATTGTTATGGGATATGAAAAAGAATGACGTTCTCAGCTCTCTCACTGTAGAGCAATATCCAATGACCTTTGATTTCGATGTTTCTTTGATGCAGGGCATCCTTGGGAGTGCATCAGACAAGTTGGAG atttttaaaatgttgccAAATCATACGTTATCCCACAaatctacaatattattggAGCATGTTCCTGGCGTATCTGTCCTTTCTATAAGACcggataaaaaatttgtcacaGCTGGCTGCTGGGATGGATGTGTCAGATTGTTCTCTTGGAAAAAATTGCGGCCACTTGCGATATTAAGAGAACACAAAGAGAGTATATACGATATTGTTTACTCGCAACGTGAAGTCGAGACGTATGATACCGAGTGTTTAATGGCAGTGACTGGCAAAGATGGTTATATATCGATGTGGGACATATATAATTAG
- the Tyrrs-m gene encoding tyrosine--tRNA ligase, mitochondrial isoform X1 — protein MSQMYRKMNARILLRLCSAFTRTDFDKTRRFYCSRNILKLYERGMYEDIFPKSSTNEILDLLNKSPQCVYAGFDPTADSLHVGNLLILMNLLHWQRAGHQVIALVGGATGLIGDPSHRKKERAEMEKYLIEENLKSITNNIETIFNNHQNYFWENKQKYLKPLIVVNNLDWYTNVNIIEFVRSIGKYFRMGTMLGRSSVQSRLNSDEGMSFTEFTYQVFQAYDWFQLMKKYKCRFQIGGSDQMGNIMSGYDLITKTGKEEVYGITLPLITAEGGKKFGKSLLNAVWLSPTKSSSFQLYQYFIRTKDSDIEKFLKLFTFISLNKITEIVDDHMKNPEDRRAQKLLAEQVTLLVHGEEGLLAAKRASAALYDKSIESFVRMNASELADVFEHATIVDILSEPGLTIYDLARRAKCFKTDHDAQRIITAGGFYVNHQKITNLNEVVVPGIHILSNNLSLLRVGKKTYHIIRWQ, from the exons atgtcACAAATGTATCGTAAAATGAATGCtcgtattttattaagattatgtTCTGCTTTCACTCGCACTGATTTTGACAAAACGCGTAGATTTTACTGTAGcaggaatatattaaaactttatgaGAGAGGCATGTATGAAGATATATTTCCCAAATCCAGTac gaatgaaatattagatttattaaataaatcaccACAGTGTGTCTATGCTGGCTTTGATCCAACAGCAGACAGTTTACATGTTGGTAATTTACTCATCCTAATGAATCTCTTGCATTGGCAGAGAGCAGGACATCAAGTTATAGCCCTGGTAGGAGGAGCTACTGGTTTAATAGGCGATCCTAGtcatagaaagaaagaacgagctgaaatggaaaaatatttgatcgaGGAAAACTTGAAatctattacaaataatatagagactatatttaataatcatcagaattatttttgGGAAAACAAGCAAAAGTATCTAAAACCGCTGATTGTAGTAAATAATTTGGACTGGTATACAAATGTGAACATCATCGAATTTGTCAGAAGTATTgggaaatattttagaatggGTACAATGCTGGGCAGGTCCTCTGTCCAGTCGCGATTAAACTCTGATGAGGGGATGAGTTTTACCGAATTCACTTACCAAGTATTCCAAGCATATGATTGGTTTCagttgatgaaaaaatataaatgtcgtTTCCAAATCGGCGGAAGTGATCAAATGGGTAATATTATGTCCGGATATGATCTAATCACAAAAACTGGAAAGGAAGAAGTTTATGGTATAACGTTACCACTCATAACAGCTGAAGGTGGAAAGAAATTTGGGAAATCTCTTTTGAACGCAGTATGGTTATCTCCAACAAAATCTTCGAGCTTTCAATTATATCAGTATTTTATTAGAACTAAAGATTCTGACATTGAAAAGTTCTTGAAattgtttacatttatatcattaaataaaattactgagATTGTGGATGATCATATGAAAAATCCAGAAGATAGAAGAGCACAAAAATTGTTGGCAGAGCAAGTTACACTTTTAGTACATGgag AGGAAGGATTGTTGGCTGCAAAGCGTGCATCTGCAGCACTGTATGATAAATCGATTGAATCTTTTGTAAGAATGAATGCATCAGAATTGGCAGATGTGTTTGAACATGCAACCATAGTGGATATATTGTCCGAGCCGGGACTCACTATATATGATCTAGCCAGGAGAGCAAAATGTTTCAAGACCGATCATGATGCGCAACGAATCATAACAGCAGGCGGATTTTACGTAAATCAtcaaaaaataactaatttaaatGAGGTGGTTGTACCTGGCATTCACATactaagtaataatttatcgttACTTAGAGTTGGCAAAAAAACGTATCATATAATCCGATGGCAATGA
- the Tyrrs-m gene encoding tyrosine--tRNA ligase, mitochondrial isoform X2, which yields MNLLHWQRAGHQVIALVGGATGLIGDPSHRKKERAEMEKYLIEENLKSITNNIETIFNNHQNYFWENKQKYLKPLIVVNNLDWYTNVNIIEFVRSIGKYFRMGTMLGRSSVQSRLNSDEGMSFTEFTYQVFQAYDWFQLMKKYKCRFQIGGSDQMGNIMSGYDLITKTGKEEVYGITLPLITAEGGKKFGKSLLNAVWLSPTKSSSFQLYQYFIRTKDSDIEKFLKLFTFISLNKITEIVDDHMKNPEDRRAQKLLAEQVTLLVHGEEGLLAAKRASAALYDKSIESFVRMNASELADVFEHATIVDILSEPGLTIYDLARRAKCFKTDHDAQRIITAGGFYVNHQKITNLNEVVVPGIHILSNNLSLLRVGKKTYHIIRWQ from the exons ATGAATCTCTTGCATTGGCAGAGAGCAGGACATCAAGTTATAGCCCTGGTAGGAGGAGCTACTGGTTTAATAGGCGATCCTAGtcatagaaagaaagaacgagctgaaatggaaaaatatttgatcgaGGAAAACTTGAAatctattacaaataatatagagactatatttaataatcatcagaattatttttgGGAAAACAAGCAAAAGTATCTAAAACCGCTGATTGTAGTAAATAATTTGGACTGGTATACAAATGTGAACATCATCGAATTTGTCAGAAGTATTgggaaatattttagaatggGTACAATGCTGGGCAGGTCCTCTGTCCAGTCGCGATTAAACTCTGATGAGGGGATGAGTTTTACCGAATTCACTTACCAAGTATTCCAAGCATATGATTGGTTTCagttgatgaaaaaatataaatgtcgtTTCCAAATCGGCGGAAGTGATCAAATGGGTAATATTATGTCCGGATATGATCTAATCACAAAAACTGGAAAGGAAGAAGTTTATGGTATAACGTTACCACTCATAACAGCTGAAGGTGGAAAGAAATTTGGGAAATCTCTTTTGAACGCAGTATGGTTATCTCCAACAAAATCTTCGAGCTTTCAATTATATCAGTATTTTATTAGAACTAAAGATTCTGACATTGAAAAGTTCTTGAAattgtttacatttatatcattaaataaaattactgagATTGTGGATGATCATATGAAAAATCCAGAAGATAGAAGAGCACAAAAATTGTTGGCAGAGCAAGTTACACTTTTAGTACATGgag AGGAAGGATTGTTGGCTGCAAAGCGTGCATCTGCAGCACTGTATGATAAATCGATTGAATCTTTTGTAAGAATGAATGCATCAGAATTGGCAGATGTGTTTGAACATGCAACCATAGTGGATATATTGTCCGAGCCGGGACTCACTATATATGATCTAGCCAGGAGAGCAAAATGTTTCAAGACCGATCATGATGCGCAACGAATCATAACAGCAGGCGGATTTTACGTAAATCAtcaaaaaataactaatttaaatGAGGTGGTTGTACCTGGCATTCACATactaagtaataatttatcgttACTTAGAGTTGGCAAAAAAACGTATCATATAATCCGATGGCAATGA
- the LOC140662974 gene encoding uncharacterized protein, translated as MRSNIMQFSFAIIIFICWSTLSTADDIEILKFPDFVNEFGPYLCKNEIISFNFAPKITSISQDFISSSWITCLNFTSTYIENIQKGAFNKLPNLTQLILSYNNIKRENLFNFGSHENLKILFLNSASSNNYNDYNSYILDIFGEYPNLEILSIRKNYMNDLRTLTNKTPFPKLKILDLSYNKIKDTNFIKLLPNSLYFLDLHDNSLTSLAFDEERVNLLALNVDNNNLKYVNNNYSRDNLHNQYNQYIEYPMHYYNPYDSRYNSQQDNSRNFGLVMTGLKNLHYLSISNNEIDSIESNAFEDTKKLVYLNLSRNQINYLPSEIFDKLLFLRSLDLSFNKFEGVPQISKETIISNLFLNDNNITNIIANAFVQMPKLTKLSLGGNGIDEIHVKAFAHLSFLEILDLSRNNLSFLPETLSESLTSLKYLNLNYNKFTLLESLSLNTLPALIEVHLAMNRLKYLNVSYLKNLPQNLTIHLEYCVRSNIMQFSFAIIIFICWSTLSTADDIEILKFPDFVNEFGPYLCKNEIISFNFAPKITSISQDFISSSWITCLNFTSTYIENIQKGAFNKLPNLTQLILSYNIRWENLFNFGSHENLKILFLNSASSNNYNNYYNSYILDISGEYPNLEILSIRKSYMVDLRTPTNKTPFPKLKILDLSYNKIKDTNFIKLLPNSLYFLDLHDNSLISLAFNEEQVNLLALNLDNNNLKYVKNNNYSRNHLHNQYCRHGYQTQYNNPYDSRYNSQQDNSRNYGLVMTGLKNLHYLSISNNEIDSIESNAFEDTKKLVYLNLSRNQINYLPSEIFDKLLFLRSLDLSFNKLEGVPQISKETIISNLFLNDNNMTNIIANAFVQMPKLTKLLLAGNRIDKIHVKAFAHLSLLEILDLSRNSLSFLPETLSESLTSLKYLNLNNNKFTLLESLSLNTLPALIEVHLAMNRLKYLNISYLKNLPQNLTIHLE; from the exons atg aGATCCAATATCATGCAGTTTTCTTTTGCaatcatcatttttatttgttggTCCACGCTATCAACAGCCGATGATATTGAAATCTTGAAATTTCCGGACTTTGTAAATGAATTTGGCCCATATCTATGcaagaatgaaataatttccTTTAACTTTGCTCCAAAGATTACCTCTATTAGTCAAGATTTTATCAGTAGTTCTTGGATTACTTGTCTCAATTTTACGAGCACTTACATCGAGAACATCCAAAAAGGCGCCTTCAACAAACTTCCTAATTTGACTCAATTGATTCTTTCTTATAACAATATCAAGCGGGAGAACCTCTTCAACTTTGGAAGTCATGAAAACttaaagattctttttctaaatagtGCATCTTCCAATAATTATAACGATTACAATTCATATATCCTTGATATTTTTGGAGAATATCCTAATTTAGAAATCTTATCtattcgtaaaaattatatgaatgaCTTACGAACTCTTACAAATAAAACTCCATTCCCAAAACTGAAGATTCTAGATCTGTCCTATAACAAGATAAAAgatactaattttataaagttattgcCAAATAGTTTATACTTCCTTGATCTCCACGATAACTCGCTCACTTCTTTGGCTTTTGATGAAGAACGAGTAAACTTATTGGCACTAAACgtggataataataatctgaaaTATGTGAACAACAATTATTCGCgtgataatttacataatcaatataatcaatatattgaatatccAATGCATTATTATAATCCATATGATTCTCGATATAATTCACAACAGGATAATTCACGTAATTTTGGTCTAGTGATGACTggcttgaaaaatttacattatcttTCCATTTCCAATAATGAAATTGATTCTATTGAATCAAACGCTTTCGAAGATACTAAAAAATTGGTCTATTTGAATTTATCcagaaatcaaataaattacttgCCTTCAGAGATATTTGACAAATTGTTGTTTTTGAGATCGCTCGATTTGAGTTTCAACAAGTTCGAAGGTGTTCCGCAGATTTCAAAAGAAACAATAATCAGCAATTTGTTTCTTAATGATAACAATATTACgaatataattgcaaatgCTTTCGTGCAAATGCCGAAATTGACGAAATTGTCATTGGGAGGGAATGGAATCGACGAAATACATGTTAAAGCATTCGCTCATCTTTcgtttttagaaatattagatCTATCGAGGAACAACTTGAGTTTTCTACCAGAAACATTAAGTGAATctttaacatctttaaaatatttaaatttgaactATAATAAGTTTACTTTGTTAGAATCTTTATCCCTGAATACGTTACCAGCATTGATAGAGGTGCATCTGGCGATGAATCgactgaaatatttaaatgttagtTACTTGAAGAACTTGCCGCAGAATCTTACGATTCATTTGGaata CTGTGTG aGATCCAATATCATGCAGTTTTCTTTTGCaatcatcatttttatttgttggTCCACGCTATCAACAGCCGATGATATTGAAATCTTGAAATTTCCGGACTTTGTAAATGAATTTGGCCCATATCTATGcaagaatgaaataatttccTTTAACTTTGCTCCAAAGATTACCTCTATTAGTCAGGATTTTATCAGTAGTTCTTGGATTACTTGTCTCAATTTTACGAGCACTTACATCGAGAACATCCAAAAAGGCGCCTTCAACAAACTTCCTAATTTGACTCAATTGattctttcttataatatcAGGTGGGAGAACCTCTTCAACTTTGGAAGTCATGAAAACttaaagattctttttctaaatagtGCATCTTccaataattataacaattactATAATTCATATATCCTTGACATTTCTGGAGAATATCCTAATTTAGAAATCTTGTCTATTCGTAAAAGTTATATGGTTGACTTACGAACTCCTACAAATAAAACTCCATTCCCAAAACTGAAGATTCTAGATCTATCCTATAACAAGATAAAAgatactaattttataaagttattgcCAAATAGTTTATACTTCCTTGATCTCCACGATAACTCGCTCATTTCCTTAGCTTTTAATGAAGAACAAGTAAACTTATTAGCATTAAACttggataataataatctgaaaTATGTGAAGAACAATAATTATTCGCGTAATCATTTACATAATCAATATTGTCGACATGGATATCAAACGCAGTATAATAATCCATATGATTCTCGATATAATTCACAACAGGATAATTCACGTAATTATGGTCTAGTGATGACTggcttgaaaaatttacattatcttTCCATTTCCAATAATGAAATTGATTCTATTGAATCAAACGCTTTCGAAGATACTAAAAAATTGGTCTATTTGAATTTATCcagaaatcaaataaattacttgCCTTCAGAGATATTTGACAAATTGTTGTTTTTGAGATCGCTCGATTTGAGTTTCAACAAGCTCGAAGGTGTTCCGCAGATTTCAAAAGAAACAATAATCAGCAATTTGTTTCTTAATGATAACAATATGACgaatataattgcaaatgCTTTCGTGCAAATGCCGAAATTGACGAAATTGTTATTGGCAGGGAATCGAATTGACAAAATTCATGTTAAAGCATTCGCTCATCTTTcgcttttagaaatattagatCTATCGAGGAACAGCTTGAGTTTTCTACCAGAAACATTAAGTGAATctttaacatctttaaaatatttaaatttgaacaaTAATAAGTTTACGTTGTTAGAATCTTTATCCCTGAATACGTTACCAGCATTGATAGAGGTGCATCTGGCGATGAATCgactgaaatatttaaatattagttaCTTGAAGAACTTGCCGCAGAATCTTACGATTCATTTGGAgtag
- the Tum gene encoding rac GTPase-activating protein 1, which yields MTSLSLIATYDELVRCSNVLINGSCEEEFLQFALNQEEMRQKWLASEQECQRLHSALDKAHHEIAGLDRKLRHARRNLEEENRRRRIAEEQKDSLEKQISTARNFLFTDAGRNLNDETREKLQFLNNTSLNQQNNMHIQDIHIDKLNTIAELDSTGSILSDLNCLSKSEDDLDTSTILQQNQKSGKRQWKDHRPSSEYSKKQRRSSLHKVTELNSSDRIVATTTVVVPKDGAITASSTIEAIPGDENADPQVSSQNIRKRRKSSGEHNKSKLSHIDPNKVPLDTAPSAPQADILTSTSDTEDVFKPSPNIGGYTMNTKMSRNHSFAAKTVIKPEMCTPCGKKIRFGKIVQKCRDCRATAHTECKDLVPLPCVPTGNTPTLRGVPGTIADYTPIIPPMVPSIVVHCINEVELRGMNEQGLYRVNGATADAKCLKDKFLKGRGAPNLSNVDIATICSTLKDFLRSLREPLITVALMGDFVRATTFTDKQDADAALYQAISELPQPNRDTLAFLMLHLQRVSSSPECKMPISNLAKVFGPTLVGYTSKEPSLTMLSETKHQVAVVENLLQLPSDYWATYVNPVNSNDICTPKTGELKHTPSTESLLKRSISRGFFNTPLSSSRNFARRNKKYFATPPSRVGF from the exons ATGACTTCGTTGTCACTTATAGCAACCTACGACGAATTGGTGAGATGTTCGAATGTCCTTATAAATGGATCCTGCGAGGAAG AATTCCTGCAATTTGCCTTAAATCAAGAGGAAATGAGACAAAAATGGTTGGCGTCGGAACAAGAATGCCAAAGACTTCATTCAGCTCTGGATAAGGCTCATCACGAGATTGCAGGACTGGATAGAAAACTGCGTCATGCTAGAAGAAACTTGGAGGAGGAAAATCGCAGACGTCGTATCGCTGAGGAGCAGAAAGATTCATTG GAGAAACAAATCTCTACAGCCAGGAATTTCTTGTTTACCGATGCAGGTAGAAATCTAAATGATGAAACTAGAGAAAAACTACAGTTTCTTAATAATACTTCTTTGaatcaacaaaataatatgcatattcAAGACATTCACATTGATAA ACTTAATACAATAGCCGAGTTGGATTCCACAGGCTCAATATTAAGCGATCTTAATTGTCTATCAAAATCCGAAGATGATTTAGACACCAGTACTATTTTACAACAAAATCAGAAGAGTGGAAAGCGCCAGTGGAAGGATCATCGTCCCAGTAGcgaatattctaaaaaacaaCGCCGTAGTTCATTGCACAAAGTTACAGAATTAAATTCTTCTGATAGAATAGTAGCTACTACTACTGTAGTTGTGCCGAAAGATGGTGCGATTACCGCATCGTCTACAATTGAAGCTATACCTGGTGATGAAAATGCAGATCCTCAAGTTTCTTCACAAAATATACGCAAACGTCGTAAAAGTAGCGGAGAACACAACAAATCAAAACTGTCACACATAGATCCAAACAAAGTACCATTAGATACAGCA ccATCAGCACCACAAGCTGACATTCTTACATCAACTTCAGATACGGAAGATGTCTTCAAACCTAGTCCAAACATTGGTGGATATACTATGAATACAAAAATGTCCAGGAATCACAGTTTTGCAGCCAAAACTGTCATTAAGCCAGAAATGTGCACACCTTGTGGAAAAAA AATTCGATTTGGAAAGATTGTTCAAAAATGCAGAGATTGTAGAGCTACAGCCCATACTGAATGCAAAGATTTAGTGCCACTGCCATGTGTACCAACAGGAAATACGCCTACGTTACGTGGTGTACCC gGCACTATAGCTGATTACACACCTATAATACCACCTATGGTGCCTTCCATAGTAGTGCATTGCATTAATGAAGTTGAATTACGTGGAATGAACGAACAAGGTTTATATAGAGTAAACGGAGCGACCGCAGACGCCAAATGTCTTAAGGATAAATTCCTAAAGGGCAGAGGTGCTCCAAATCTTTCAAATGTTGATATCGCAACTATCTGTTCTACTTTGAAAGATTTTCTcag ATCTTTACGTGAGCCGCTGATCACTGTCGCTTTGATGGGAGACTTTGTACGTGCGACAACATTTACAGATAAACAAGATGCTGATGCCGCTCTTTATCAAGCAATTTCAGAATTGCCGCAACCGAATCGGGATACTTTGGCCTTCCTGATGTTACATTTACAGAGAGTATCGAGTAGTCCCGAATGTAAAATGCCCATCAGTAATCTTGCCAAAGTTTTTGGACCAACTTTAGTTGGTTATACTTCCAAGGAACCATCTCTCACTATGCTCAGTGAAACCAAACATCAAGTTGca gTAGTGGAAAATCTGCTTCAACTTCCATCCGATTATTGGGCTACTTATGTGAATCCAGTGAATTCGAATGATATTTGTACTCCAAAAACGGGTGAATTGAAGCATACACCGTCGACAGAATCGCTCCTTAAGCGTAGTATCTCCCGCGGTTTCTTTAATACTCCACTTTCTTCTAG CCGCAATTTTGCGAGGAGAAACAAGAAATACTTTGCTACACCACCTTCTAGGGTAGGCTtctaa